A single genomic interval of Piliocolobus tephrosceles isolate RC106 chromosome 7, ASM277652v3, whole genome shotgun sequence harbors:
- the PUF60 gene encoding poly(U)-binding-splicing factor PUF60 isoform X3 has product MATATIALVNGQQGGGSEPAAAAAVVAAGDKWKPPQGTDSIKMENGQSTAAKLGLPPLTPEQQEALQKAKKYAMEQSIKSVLVKQTIAHQQQQLTNLQMAAVTMGFGDPLSPLQSMAAQRQRALAIMCRVYVGSIYYELGEDTIRQAFAPFGPIKSIDMSWDSVTMKHKGFAFVEYEVPEAAQLALEQMNSVMLGGRNIKVGRPSNIGQAQPIIDQLAEEARAFNRIYVASVHQDLSDDDIKSVFEAFGKIKSCTLARDPTTGKHKGYGFIEYEKAQSSQDAVSSMNLFDLGGQYLRVGKAVTPPMPLLTPATPGGLPPAAAVAAAAATAKITAQEAVAGAAVLGTLGTPGLVSPALTLAQPLGTLPQAVMAAQAPGVITGVTPARPPIPVTIPSVGVVNPILASPPTLGLLEPKKEKEEEELFPESERPEMLSEQEHMSISGSSARHMVMQKLLRKQESTVMVLRNMVDPKDIDDDLEGEVTEECGKFGAVNRVIIYQEKQGEEEDAEIIVKIFVEFSIASETHKAIQALNGRWFAGRKVVAEVYDQERFDNSDLSA; this is encoded by the exons GTCAATGGCCAGCAAGGAGGGGGGTCCGAGccggcagcggcggcggcagtGGTGGCAGCGGGAGACAAATGGAAACCTCCACAG GGCACAGACTCCATCAAGATGGAGAACGGGCAGAGCACAGCCGCCAAGCTGGGGCTGCCTCCCCTGACGCCCGAGCAGCAGGAGGCCCTTCAGAAG GCCAAGAAGTACGCCATGGAGCAGAGCATCAAGAGCGTGCTGGTGAAGCAGACCATCGcgcaccagcagcagcagctcacCAACCTGCAG ATGGCAGCAGTGACAATGGGCTTTGGAGATCCTCTCTCACCTTTGCAATCG ATGGCGGCTCAGCGGCAGCGGGCGCTGGCCATCATGTGCCGTGTCTACGTGGGCTCCATCTACTACGAGCTGGGGGAGGACACCATCCGCCAGGCCTTTGCCCCCTTTGGCCCCATCAAGAGCATCGACATGTCTTGGGACTCTGTCACCATGAAGCACAAG GGTTTTGCCTTTGTGGAGTATGAGGTCCCTGAAGCTGCACAGCTGGCCTTGGAGCAGATGAACTCGGTGATGCTGGGGGGCAGGAACATCAAG GTGGGCAGACCCAGCAACATAGGGCAGGCCCAGCCCATCATAGACCAGCTGGCTGAGGAGGCACGGGCCTTCAACCGCATCTACGTGGCCTCAGTGCACCAGGATCTCTCAGACGATGACATTAAGAGTGTGTTTGAGGCCTTTGGCAAGATCAAGTCTTGCACACTGGCCCGGGACCCCACAACTGGCAAGCACAAGGGCTATGGCTTCATTG AGTACGAGAAGGCCCAGTCGTCCCAGGATGCTGTGTCCTCCATGAACCTCTTTGATCTCGGTGGCCAGTACTTGCGGGTGGGCAAGGCCGTCACACCGCCCATGCCCCTGCTCACACCGGCCACGCCTGGAGGCCTCCCGCCTGCCGCTGCTGTGGCAGCTGCTGCAGCCACTGCCAAGATCACAGCTCAG GAAGCAGTGGCCGGAGCAGCAGTGTTGGGTACCCTGGGCACACCTGGACTGGTGTCCCCAGCACTGACCTTGGCCCAGCCCCTGGGGACTTTGCCCCAGGCTGTCATGGCTGCCCAGGCACCTGGAGTCATCACAG GTGTGACCCCAGCCCGTCCTCCTATTCCGGTCACCATCCCCTCAGTGGGAGTGGTGAACCCCATCCTGGCCAGCCCTCCGACGCTGGGTCTCCTGGAGcccaagaaggagaaggaagaagaagagctGTTTCCCGAGTCAGAGCGGCCAGAGATGCTGAGCGAGCAGGAGCACATGAGCATCTCGGGCAGCAGCGCCCGCCACATGGTGATGCAGAAGCTGCTCCGCAAACAGGAG TCCACAGTGATGGTTCTGCGCAACATGGTGGACCCCAAGGACATCGACGATGACCTGGAAGGGGAGGTGACAGAGGAGTGTGGCAAGTTCGGGGCCGTGAACCGCGTCATCATCTACCAAGAGAAACAAGGCGAGGAGGAAGATGCGGAAATCATTGTCAAGATCTTTGTGGAGTTTTCCATAGCCTCCGAGACTCATAAGGCCATCCAGGCCCTCAATGGGCGCTGGTTTGCTGGCCGCAAGGTGGTGGCTGAAGTGTACGACCAGGAGCGTTTTGATAACAGTGACCTCTCTGCGTGA
- the PUF60 gene encoding poly(U)-binding-splicing factor PUF60 isoform X1, whose translation MLLKSVFRRELGPGLGQSLWMALGLGLSCGLAKQVNGQQGGGSEPAAAAAVVAAGDKWKPPQGTDSIKMENGQSTAAKLGLPPLTPEQQEALQKAKKYAMEQSIKSVLVKQTIAHQQQQLTNLQMAAVTMGFGDPLSPLQSMAAQRQRALAIMCRVYVGSIYYELGEDTIRQAFAPFGPIKSIDMSWDSVTMKHKGFAFVEYEVPEAAQLALEQMNSVMLGGRNIKVGRPSNIGQAQPIIDQLAEEARAFNRIYVASVHQDLSDDDIKSVFEAFGKIKSCTLARDPTTGKHKGYGFIEYEKAQSSQDAVSSMNLFDLGGQYLRVGKAVTPPMPLLTPATPGGLPPAAAVAAAAATAKITAQEAVAGAAVLGTLGTPGLVSPALTLAQPLGTLPQAVMAAQAPGVITGVTPARPPIPVTIPSVGVVNPILASPPTLGLLEPKKEKEEEELFPESERPEMLSEQEHMSISGSSARHMVMQKLLRKQESTVMVLRNMVDPKDIDDDLEGEVTEECGKFGAVNRVIIYQEKQGEEEDAEIIVKIFVEFSIASETHKAIQALNGRWFAGRKVVAEVYDQERFDNSDLSA comes from the exons ATGCTGCTTAAAAGTGTCTTCAGGAGAGAACTGGGACCTGGGCTTGGCCAGAGCCTGTGGATggcgctggggctggggctgagttGTGGGCTGGCCAAG CAGGTCAATGGCCAGCAAGGAGGGGGGTCCGAGccggcagcggcggcggcagtGGTGGCAGCGGGAGACAAATGGAAACCTCCACAG GGCACAGACTCCATCAAGATGGAGAACGGGCAGAGCACAGCCGCCAAGCTGGGGCTGCCTCCCCTGACGCCCGAGCAGCAGGAGGCCCTTCAGAAG GCCAAGAAGTACGCCATGGAGCAGAGCATCAAGAGCGTGCTGGTGAAGCAGACCATCGcgcaccagcagcagcagctcacCAACCTGCAG ATGGCAGCAGTGACAATGGGCTTTGGAGATCCTCTCTCACCTTTGCAATCG ATGGCGGCTCAGCGGCAGCGGGCGCTGGCCATCATGTGCCGTGTCTACGTGGGCTCCATCTACTACGAGCTGGGGGAGGACACCATCCGCCAGGCCTTTGCCCCCTTTGGCCCCATCAAGAGCATCGACATGTCTTGGGACTCTGTCACCATGAAGCACAAG GGTTTTGCCTTTGTGGAGTATGAGGTCCCTGAAGCTGCACAGCTGGCCTTGGAGCAGATGAACTCGGTGATGCTGGGGGGCAGGAACATCAAG GTGGGCAGACCCAGCAACATAGGGCAGGCCCAGCCCATCATAGACCAGCTGGCTGAGGAGGCACGGGCCTTCAACCGCATCTACGTGGCCTCAGTGCACCAGGATCTCTCAGACGATGACATTAAGAGTGTGTTTGAGGCCTTTGGCAAGATCAAGTCTTGCACACTGGCCCGGGACCCCACAACTGGCAAGCACAAGGGCTATGGCTTCATTG AGTACGAGAAGGCCCAGTCGTCCCAGGATGCTGTGTCCTCCATGAACCTCTTTGATCTCGGTGGCCAGTACTTGCGGGTGGGCAAGGCCGTCACACCGCCCATGCCCCTGCTCACACCGGCCACGCCTGGAGGCCTCCCGCCTGCCGCTGCTGTGGCAGCTGCTGCAGCCACTGCCAAGATCACAGCTCAG GAAGCAGTGGCCGGAGCAGCAGTGTTGGGTACCCTGGGCACACCTGGACTGGTGTCCCCAGCACTGACCTTGGCCCAGCCCCTGGGGACTTTGCCCCAGGCTGTCATGGCTGCCCAGGCACCTGGAGTCATCACAG GTGTGACCCCAGCCCGTCCTCCTATTCCGGTCACCATCCCCTCAGTGGGAGTGGTGAACCCCATCCTGGCCAGCCCTCCGACGCTGGGTCTCCTGGAGcccaagaaggagaaggaagaagaagagctGTTTCCCGAGTCAGAGCGGCCAGAGATGCTGAGCGAGCAGGAGCACATGAGCATCTCGGGCAGCAGCGCCCGCCACATGGTGATGCAGAAGCTGCTCCGCAAACAGGAG TCCACAGTGATGGTTCTGCGCAACATGGTGGACCCCAAGGACATCGACGATGACCTGGAAGGGGAGGTGACAGAGGAGTGTGGCAAGTTCGGGGCCGTGAACCGCGTCATCATCTACCAAGAGAAACAAGGCGAGGAGGAAGATGCGGAAATCATTGTCAAGATCTTTGTGGAGTTTTCCATAGCCTCCGAGACTCATAAGGCCATCCAGGCCCTCAATGGGCGCTGGTTTGCTGGCCGCAAGGTGGTGGCTGAAGTGTACGACCAGGAGCGTTTTGATAACAGTGACCTCTCTGCGTGA
- the PUF60 gene encoding poly(U)-binding-splicing factor PUF60 isoform X5, with the protein MATATIALVNGQQGGGSEPAAAAAVVAAGDKWKPPQGTDSIKMENGQSTAAKLGLPPLTPEQQEALQKAKKYAMEQSIKSVLVKQTIAHQQQQLTNLQMAAQRQRALAIMCRVYVGSIYYELGEDTIRQAFAPFGPIKSIDMSWDSVTMKHKGFAFVEYEVPEAAQLALEQMNSVMLGGRNIKVGRPSNIGQAQPIIDQLAEEARAFNRIYVASVHQDLSDDDIKSVFEAFGKIKSCTLARDPTTGKHKGYGFIEYEKAQSSQDAVSSMNLFDLGGQYLRVGKAVTPPMPLLTPATPGGLPPAAAVAAAAATAKITAQEAVAGAAVLGTLGTPGLVSPALTLAQPLGTLPQAVMAAQAPGVITGVTPARPPIPVTIPSVGVVNPILASPPTLGLLEPKKEKEEEELFPESERPEMLSEQEHMSISGSSARHMVMQKLLRKQESTVMVLRNMVDPKDIDDDLEGEVTEECGKFGAVNRVIIYQEKQGEEEDAEIIVKIFVEFSIASETHKAIQALNGRWFAGRKVVAEVYDQERFDNSDLSA; encoded by the exons GTCAATGGCCAGCAAGGAGGGGGGTCCGAGccggcagcggcggcggcagtGGTGGCAGCGGGAGACAAATGGAAACCTCCACAG GGCACAGACTCCATCAAGATGGAGAACGGGCAGAGCACAGCCGCCAAGCTGGGGCTGCCTCCCCTGACGCCCGAGCAGCAGGAGGCCCTTCAGAAG GCCAAGAAGTACGCCATGGAGCAGAGCATCAAGAGCGTGCTGGTGAAGCAGACCATCGcgcaccagcagcagcagctcacCAACCTGCAG ATGGCGGCTCAGCGGCAGCGGGCGCTGGCCATCATGTGCCGTGTCTACGTGGGCTCCATCTACTACGAGCTGGGGGAGGACACCATCCGCCAGGCCTTTGCCCCCTTTGGCCCCATCAAGAGCATCGACATGTCTTGGGACTCTGTCACCATGAAGCACAAG GGTTTTGCCTTTGTGGAGTATGAGGTCCCTGAAGCTGCACAGCTGGCCTTGGAGCAGATGAACTCGGTGATGCTGGGGGGCAGGAACATCAAG GTGGGCAGACCCAGCAACATAGGGCAGGCCCAGCCCATCATAGACCAGCTGGCTGAGGAGGCACGGGCCTTCAACCGCATCTACGTGGCCTCAGTGCACCAGGATCTCTCAGACGATGACATTAAGAGTGTGTTTGAGGCCTTTGGCAAGATCAAGTCTTGCACACTGGCCCGGGACCCCACAACTGGCAAGCACAAGGGCTATGGCTTCATTG AGTACGAGAAGGCCCAGTCGTCCCAGGATGCTGTGTCCTCCATGAACCTCTTTGATCTCGGTGGCCAGTACTTGCGGGTGGGCAAGGCCGTCACACCGCCCATGCCCCTGCTCACACCGGCCACGCCTGGAGGCCTCCCGCCTGCCGCTGCTGTGGCAGCTGCTGCAGCCACTGCCAAGATCACAGCTCAG GAAGCAGTGGCCGGAGCAGCAGTGTTGGGTACCCTGGGCACACCTGGACTGGTGTCCCCAGCACTGACCTTGGCCCAGCCCCTGGGGACTTTGCCCCAGGCTGTCATGGCTGCCCAGGCACCTGGAGTCATCACAG GTGTGACCCCAGCCCGTCCTCCTATTCCGGTCACCATCCCCTCAGTGGGAGTGGTGAACCCCATCCTGGCCAGCCCTCCGACGCTGGGTCTCCTGGAGcccaagaaggagaaggaagaagaagagctGTTTCCCGAGTCAGAGCGGCCAGAGATGCTGAGCGAGCAGGAGCACATGAGCATCTCGGGCAGCAGCGCCCGCCACATGGTGATGCAGAAGCTGCTCCGCAAACAGGAG TCCACAGTGATGGTTCTGCGCAACATGGTGGACCCCAAGGACATCGACGATGACCTGGAAGGGGAGGTGACAGAGGAGTGTGGCAAGTTCGGGGCCGTGAACCGCGTCATCATCTACCAAGAGAAACAAGGCGAGGAGGAAGATGCGGAAATCATTGTCAAGATCTTTGTGGAGTTTTCCATAGCCTCCGAGACTCATAAGGCCATCCAGGCCCTCAATGGGCGCTGGTTTGCTGGCCGCAAGGTGGTGGCTGAAGTGTACGACCAGGAGCGTTTTGATAACAGTGACCTCTCTGCGTGA
- the PUF60 gene encoding poly(U)-binding-splicing factor PUF60 isoform X4 produces the protein MATATIALQVNGQQGGGSEPAAAAAVVAAGDKWKPPQGTDSIKMENGQSTAAKLGLPPLTPEQQEALQKAKKYAMEQSIKSVLVKQTIAHQQQQLTNLQMAAQRQRALAIMCRVYVGSIYYELGEDTIRQAFAPFGPIKSIDMSWDSVTMKHKGFAFVEYEVPEAAQLALEQMNSVMLGGRNIKVGRPSNIGQAQPIIDQLAEEARAFNRIYVASVHQDLSDDDIKSVFEAFGKIKSCTLARDPTTGKHKGYGFIEYEKAQSSQDAVSSMNLFDLGGQYLRVGKAVTPPMPLLTPATPGGLPPAAAVAAAAATAKITAQEAVAGAAVLGTLGTPGLVSPALTLAQPLGTLPQAVMAAQAPGVITGVTPARPPIPVTIPSVGVVNPILASPPTLGLLEPKKEKEEEELFPESERPEMLSEQEHMSISGSSARHMVMQKLLRKQESTVMVLRNMVDPKDIDDDLEGEVTEECGKFGAVNRVIIYQEKQGEEEDAEIIVKIFVEFSIASETHKAIQALNGRWFAGRKVVAEVYDQERFDNSDLSA, from the exons CAGGTCAATGGCCAGCAAGGAGGGGGGTCCGAGccggcagcggcggcggcagtGGTGGCAGCGGGAGACAAATGGAAACCTCCACAG GGCACAGACTCCATCAAGATGGAGAACGGGCAGAGCACAGCCGCCAAGCTGGGGCTGCCTCCCCTGACGCCCGAGCAGCAGGAGGCCCTTCAGAAG GCCAAGAAGTACGCCATGGAGCAGAGCATCAAGAGCGTGCTGGTGAAGCAGACCATCGcgcaccagcagcagcagctcacCAACCTGCAG ATGGCGGCTCAGCGGCAGCGGGCGCTGGCCATCATGTGCCGTGTCTACGTGGGCTCCATCTACTACGAGCTGGGGGAGGACACCATCCGCCAGGCCTTTGCCCCCTTTGGCCCCATCAAGAGCATCGACATGTCTTGGGACTCTGTCACCATGAAGCACAAG GGTTTTGCCTTTGTGGAGTATGAGGTCCCTGAAGCTGCACAGCTGGCCTTGGAGCAGATGAACTCGGTGATGCTGGGGGGCAGGAACATCAAG GTGGGCAGACCCAGCAACATAGGGCAGGCCCAGCCCATCATAGACCAGCTGGCTGAGGAGGCACGGGCCTTCAACCGCATCTACGTGGCCTCAGTGCACCAGGATCTCTCAGACGATGACATTAAGAGTGTGTTTGAGGCCTTTGGCAAGATCAAGTCTTGCACACTGGCCCGGGACCCCACAACTGGCAAGCACAAGGGCTATGGCTTCATTG AGTACGAGAAGGCCCAGTCGTCCCAGGATGCTGTGTCCTCCATGAACCTCTTTGATCTCGGTGGCCAGTACTTGCGGGTGGGCAAGGCCGTCACACCGCCCATGCCCCTGCTCACACCGGCCACGCCTGGAGGCCTCCCGCCTGCCGCTGCTGTGGCAGCTGCTGCAGCCACTGCCAAGATCACAGCTCAG GAAGCAGTGGCCGGAGCAGCAGTGTTGGGTACCCTGGGCACACCTGGACTGGTGTCCCCAGCACTGACCTTGGCCCAGCCCCTGGGGACTTTGCCCCAGGCTGTCATGGCTGCCCAGGCACCTGGAGTCATCACAG GTGTGACCCCAGCCCGTCCTCCTATTCCGGTCACCATCCCCTCAGTGGGAGTGGTGAACCCCATCCTGGCCAGCCCTCCGACGCTGGGTCTCCTGGAGcccaagaaggagaaggaagaagaagagctGTTTCCCGAGTCAGAGCGGCCAGAGATGCTGAGCGAGCAGGAGCACATGAGCATCTCGGGCAGCAGCGCCCGCCACATGGTGATGCAGAAGCTGCTCCGCAAACAGGAG TCCACAGTGATGGTTCTGCGCAACATGGTGGACCCCAAGGACATCGACGATGACCTGGAAGGGGAGGTGACAGAGGAGTGTGGCAAGTTCGGGGCCGTGAACCGCGTCATCATCTACCAAGAGAAACAAGGCGAGGAGGAAGATGCGGAAATCATTGTCAAGATCTTTGTGGAGTTTTCCATAGCCTCCGAGACTCATAAGGCCATCCAGGCCCTCAATGGGCGCTGGTTTGCTGGCCGCAAGGTGGTGGCTGAAGTGTACGACCAGGAGCGTTTTGATAACAGTGACCTCTCTGCGTGA
- the PUF60 gene encoding poly(U)-binding-splicing factor PUF60 isoform X2 encodes MATATIALQVNGQQGGGSEPAAAAAVVAAGDKWKPPQGTDSIKMENGQSTAAKLGLPPLTPEQQEALQKAKKYAMEQSIKSVLVKQTIAHQQQQLTNLQMAAVTMGFGDPLSPLQSMAAQRQRALAIMCRVYVGSIYYELGEDTIRQAFAPFGPIKSIDMSWDSVTMKHKGFAFVEYEVPEAAQLALEQMNSVMLGGRNIKVGRPSNIGQAQPIIDQLAEEARAFNRIYVASVHQDLSDDDIKSVFEAFGKIKSCTLARDPTTGKHKGYGFIEYEKAQSSQDAVSSMNLFDLGGQYLRVGKAVTPPMPLLTPATPGGLPPAAAVAAAAATAKITAQEAVAGAAVLGTLGTPGLVSPALTLAQPLGTLPQAVMAAQAPGVITGVTPARPPIPVTIPSVGVVNPILASPPTLGLLEPKKEKEEEELFPESERPEMLSEQEHMSISGSSARHMVMQKLLRKQESTVMVLRNMVDPKDIDDDLEGEVTEECGKFGAVNRVIIYQEKQGEEEDAEIIVKIFVEFSIASETHKAIQALNGRWFAGRKVVAEVYDQERFDNSDLSA; translated from the exons CAGGTCAATGGCCAGCAAGGAGGGGGGTCCGAGccggcagcggcggcggcagtGGTGGCAGCGGGAGACAAATGGAAACCTCCACAG GGCACAGACTCCATCAAGATGGAGAACGGGCAGAGCACAGCCGCCAAGCTGGGGCTGCCTCCCCTGACGCCCGAGCAGCAGGAGGCCCTTCAGAAG GCCAAGAAGTACGCCATGGAGCAGAGCATCAAGAGCGTGCTGGTGAAGCAGACCATCGcgcaccagcagcagcagctcacCAACCTGCAG ATGGCAGCAGTGACAATGGGCTTTGGAGATCCTCTCTCACCTTTGCAATCG ATGGCGGCTCAGCGGCAGCGGGCGCTGGCCATCATGTGCCGTGTCTACGTGGGCTCCATCTACTACGAGCTGGGGGAGGACACCATCCGCCAGGCCTTTGCCCCCTTTGGCCCCATCAAGAGCATCGACATGTCTTGGGACTCTGTCACCATGAAGCACAAG GGTTTTGCCTTTGTGGAGTATGAGGTCCCTGAAGCTGCACAGCTGGCCTTGGAGCAGATGAACTCGGTGATGCTGGGGGGCAGGAACATCAAG GTGGGCAGACCCAGCAACATAGGGCAGGCCCAGCCCATCATAGACCAGCTGGCTGAGGAGGCACGGGCCTTCAACCGCATCTACGTGGCCTCAGTGCACCAGGATCTCTCAGACGATGACATTAAGAGTGTGTTTGAGGCCTTTGGCAAGATCAAGTCTTGCACACTGGCCCGGGACCCCACAACTGGCAAGCACAAGGGCTATGGCTTCATTG AGTACGAGAAGGCCCAGTCGTCCCAGGATGCTGTGTCCTCCATGAACCTCTTTGATCTCGGTGGCCAGTACTTGCGGGTGGGCAAGGCCGTCACACCGCCCATGCCCCTGCTCACACCGGCCACGCCTGGAGGCCTCCCGCCTGCCGCTGCTGTGGCAGCTGCTGCAGCCACTGCCAAGATCACAGCTCAG GAAGCAGTGGCCGGAGCAGCAGTGTTGGGTACCCTGGGCACACCTGGACTGGTGTCCCCAGCACTGACCTTGGCCCAGCCCCTGGGGACTTTGCCCCAGGCTGTCATGGCTGCCCAGGCACCTGGAGTCATCACAG GTGTGACCCCAGCCCGTCCTCCTATTCCGGTCACCATCCCCTCAGTGGGAGTGGTGAACCCCATCCTGGCCAGCCCTCCGACGCTGGGTCTCCTGGAGcccaagaaggagaaggaagaagaagagctGTTTCCCGAGTCAGAGCGGCCAGAGATGCTGAGCGAGCAGGAGCACATGAGCATCTCGGGCAGCAGCGCCCGCCACATGGTGATGCAGAAGCTGCTCCGCAAACAGGAG TCCACAGTGATGGTTCTGCGCAACATGGTGGACCCCAAGGACATCGACGATGACCTGGAAGGGGAGGTGACAGAGGAGTGTGGCAAGTTCGGGGCCGTGAACCGCGTCATCATCTACCAAGAGAAACAAGGCGAGGAGGAAGATGCGGAAATCATTGTCAAGATCTTTGTGGAGTTTTCCATAGCCTCCGAGACTCATAAGGCCATCCAGGCCCTCAATGGGCGCTGGTTTGCTGGCCGCAAGGTGGTGGCTGAAGTGTACGACCAGGAGCGTTTTGATAACAGTGACCTCTCTGCGTGA